CGGGAATCCAGGAAAATCCGCCATTTGCCGTTCGATTTTTTTATGGGTAAGAGAGGGTTGATAAAGTCCACGGCCCCAGGACATTCTTCTATGATTCCGAGGGTCTTCATACGATCTACTTCTTTGTCGATGACTTCTTCTATCGAAGGAGACCATCGATAATACGGAATACGTCGCGGCTTTGCTCCAGGAACAAGTTCAATTTGATGTTTGATTAATGTTGTTCGACCTAATCGCCCTTCAGCTGTCGCGGGTAACGTTTGTACTGCGGTAAATAACTCTTCTTTTTCTTGTGGCGTGAGATCATGCTCAGTCTGGAGATCATCAGGCACTACAATATGTTGCTTTGGAGTCTCGACCGTAGGCATTTCGAGGCTTTCATCGACTTCAGGCTCGATATGAGTGCTACATTTGGTAATGTCATCCTGCGGCTCAATTTGAAGCCAAAGCTTCTCGTCGGGCTCCCCTATACCTTTGGAATCAAACCCTAAATCAAACGCGTTAATTTCCCCTGAAGAGGTAGACTCTATTTCGTTTTCGGGCCTAGGTGGACTTGAGTTGTCTAACCGAAacccaaattttttcaaaaaatcaataccCAGAATaaggatttttgtcatttcagggACCTCTACGGTAGGAATTACATGAGTTATCGATTGGAAGGTGTAGGGTACATTGGCGTATCCTAAACAGCGATAGAATGTACCGTCGGCTGTTGAGACTTTCAACGCAAGAGGATGTATTTTTAAACCGACTTTATTAAGAATTTCTGGAGAATTTATAACTGTTATACTGGCACCTGTATCGGCTAACCCTTCAATTTCTTCAGATAATATGCGGACAACCAAATGAGGACAACGATTAACCAACGTgcggatttcaaaaatttgattaaaacaaGAGAAATGCGGAATCCTGGCAGATTCTGGAGTTGAGGGATTCCTGGACTCAACCTCCTCTATTCGTTTTTTTTGGACTGCTTCTTTCGACTCTCTAAAATGACGGTTAGGACACGCAGAAGCCGTGGTATCCATGAAcccacaaatatgacaaaacacGCGTTTAACTTGATCGCATTCCCTCCAAAAGTGACCGGATCTCGAACAGTTCCAGCACTTTACCGAGGAGTTCGGTGGTTTAATTGGATTTTCCCGTACTTTCTCCGAGGGTTTAACTATATTCTCTTTTTTCCTGTAAGGACGGTCTTGCAAAGCACACACTCCTATTGAATCTTCTTCAGGAAGCTCCTCGAGGTCCATTTCTGAATAATCTACATGATGGATTGGTGCTTTAGGGGAATGGGAAAAATACAAGTTGGTTTCTATGGCGTCAAATCGGAAACATAATTGAGCCAAATGCTCAATCGAGGTTATTGTTTCCAGGGCTAATCGTCGTTTATATGATAGCTTCATATTCTCAACAATTATTTCGAATTTCTCGGCTTCAGTCATTTTGCGAATCATTCGAGAGGCTAACATTTCAAGATCAGCTAGGTAGGCTGAAAACAGCTCATTAGGCTTCTGCTTACGGCTTCTCATCTCTTCTTTTATCATACGATCTCTGTTGGGGTTGTCGTATCGCATTTTTAAACACACTTCCAACATTTCCCACGAAGTGAATTTCTCTTCGTAGGTAGTGTACCAAGCATAAGCACTATCCTTAAAAAGTAAATGAGCGTGCATACGAAGATCTTGAGGATCAATCGCATAGGATCGACACAAGATACCAATCTGTCTGAGGAAATCAGTAACTGGGACCAAATTATTGTCACCGGTGAACTTCGGCCATTTCTCGATAATACTACACTGTTGGTGTGGGTGCTGACGAGAAAACCTCATCGGATTCATGTACCTTCTATGAAAATCAGATCGGCTTTGTTCTGGGACGGGAGAGGCCATGCCTGAACCATGATCAGAAAAGCACTGATAAGATAACCCGAGGGGTGGATTGTTCGAAAAGGGATTTCGGCTAAAATGTTCGGTCTGAGAAAGATCGGGGAACGCTAAATTCGGAACGGGCTCCGATCGCAAACTATACAATTGCAAAGGTGGGGTGGGATCAAATCTACGAGGAAAACGAGAATTTACGAATGTTTGATGTTTCTGTTGGTCGTCAACCATGGGAATACTACTAGCTTGATGCTCTTTGAAATCGCACCTTTCAAACGAGCGGGTCATACCCTCGAAATCAAAATCTTTcttttcttgtttctgcttaaGAAGTTGATCCATGTACAACTCCACATTTGCTTGAACCTCTGACACATGTAAATATTCGCTGGCGGACacgttttctggctgtttaacCGTCTTACCCCCACTTTGCAGAGAAAAATTCGATGAATTTACAACTCTTTCTTGCGGATTTTTAAAGCCCTCCTTTGCTCCCTTTGTAAGCTGTTCACAATCTTCAAATCGCCCCTTCGCTGGTGGAATTTCTGTGGTAAAATCTTCGACCTTCCTTTCATGCCTTTTTCCATCGAACTGCCCTACCGGAGTTCCTTTAAAAGACCCAGGTGTTATTCCGAGTCGGTTCCATTGGTCTGGTGGAAGAGTATGAATACCTGGTTTAAACGTTATTTTTTTCGGAATAGCCCCAAGATTTCTAGCAGGTGTCCCTATATTATCGTTTTTGGTTTCCTTATTCGTTAACTCCCATTCTCCCCCAACCGCGCCTTCTGCTTCGACGTCTACATCAAACCCAAGAAATTTTCCACGAGCTTCATCCAGCTCGGTGGAGTTTTTTCGGGTGTCTAAATCAGGAGCGGTTTTAACGTTGAACTCAGTCAACCGCGTTAAGTCTATCTCAGGAGGAATAGTAACTGgattttcagtctttttagAAGCAAAATATTCTTTGAACAGTCTAGCCAACAAATCTAACAAAAGTTTCTTATTAGTTTCCTGAGTTGAATTCTGGGGTGCGTATCGAATCACTCGCATATGGTAATGTACCAAACGGGTAAAAAGAGCTCGGGTCGGACCAACAGCCAATTGTTGTCCTAGATCTTGTAACCTATGAGGCACCACCTGCATGTCTGCCTCCATATTGCGGTCGGTAACTATTCTGGGACCTCTGTTATAATCCTGTTGCAACAATTGTTGCAATAGGCGACGCTGACTCTCAAGCGAACCTTGAGGGGTCTCATTTCGAAGAAGTAACTCATACGCGAGTTCATCTTCTTCCAAATCTTTAGGATTTATCTGATATTGATTCAttgttgtttaaatttaaaaaaagaaagttgttagtttaatgaaatatttggaaagttaaattaaattgaaaatgaatggCCTTTTAAGAATAGAAACAAGAATAACCTACAATATACCTCAAATTTTGAACGCAAAACTAAAACCTAAAATGCCTTTGTAAATGGATTGATCTTTTTGTGTCTCTTGACCCTAATACTCAAatcactaaaaaaaatgttcaactctcacgatttcaaaaatatcaatatcgACTTCAAACTAGCTTTTCTTGTTGATTCTACCAATAAACCAATTCCACCCACGTTATCTAAgggccccacgttgggcgccaaattTGTAACGAATTTGATTGTGCCAACAATACCATCAGCTTTGTTAAGGGCGCCACTTCCAGTCAAGGAAGGCTGAAGGTACGCGTTACTTCCGGCGTGAGACTCGCACAAggcgggtttttttttgaaaaaatggctaaaacaaCATTCGAATGTACGTGACTTTAGGAGGAATATGGAAACTATTGGTCGAGTTACTCTTTTACTTGAAGGGCAGAATAAAAAGCGAAATGATACTAAGAATTATCGGCCCAGATTACGCAGTGTTCCGTTGCGACCGTAGTCCTCGTAACAGCAAAAAGTCTACtggtggtggagtgttactcgCCGTGAAATCTACGTTTCCAGCTAAGCCAATTGAAGACGATTCCTGGGCCAACTTAGAACTTGTTTGGATTCGCATTGATTTCGGAGATCGGAAACTTTATttgtgcgtagtgtacgtgcccCCTGACCGTTCTGGAGACTTGGCTTTAGCTGAATCTTTTTCGCTCTGCCTCTCTAAAATAAGTTCGATTTGCTCTCCGGCAGACGACATACTCATCATCGGCGACTTCAATCTACCCGGTTTGAAATGGTGCTCCTCCCCAAGCGGCTTTTTATTTCCGGATCCTGCTCGTTCTTCATTCTCAGCATCCTCTAATATCTTCCTTGACTCCTTGAGCACCGCGACTCTACGAcagatcaacaaaattgaaaatgaaaacggcCGTATGCTTGATCTCTGCTTCGTGAACGAAGGGATCAAGAATCCGACGATCGAATCTGCTCCTGCTCCTCTGGTTAAAACTGTCCCGCATCATCCAGCCTTAGTGATTTCACTCGATATCACTAAAATACTTGGCTCAGAAGAGAAAACTGCGTCTTTCTATCACGATTTTAAGAACGTTGACTTCGAAGccatatccctcgtcctgcaatCCATTGATTGGGAGGCTGAGCTCGATTTTTCTAATCCCAACGCAGCTGCCGAGACGTTTGCGAACATCCTGAACTATATCatcgatcgccatgtgccgAAACGTAGCACGGCTACCAATCTACGGACCCCCTGGGTTACTGGAAGTCTTCGTAGACTTAAGACGGCTAAGCAGCGCGCACTACGCAACTACAACAAACACAAGTCCCTCTACACTAAGGACAAATATCGCAAATTGAATTCTGCCTATAAGAAAGCCATTAAGCGTAGCTACCAGAATTATATTAATCGGTTACAACAGAATTTCAAGAGcagtccgaaatctttttggCAGCACGTG
This sequence is a window from Uranotaenia lowii strain MFRU-FL chromosome 3, ASM2978415v1, whole genome shotgun sequence. Protein-coding genes within it:
- the LOC129753142 gene encoding uncharacterized protein LOC129753142 — its product is MILRIIGPDYAVFRCDRSPRNSKKSTGGGVLLAVKSTFPAKPIEDDSWANLELVWIRIDFGDRKLYLCVVYVPPDRSGDLALAESFSLCLSKISSICSPADDILIIGDFNLPGLKWCSSPSGFLFPDPARSSFSASSNIFLDSLSTATLRQINKIENENGRMLDLCFVNEGIKNPTIESAPAPLVKTVPHHPALVISLDITKILGSEEKTASFYHDFKNVDFEAISLVLQSIDWEAELDFSNPNAAAETFANILNYIIDRHVPKRSTATNLRTPWVTGSLRRLKTAKQRALRNYNKHKSLYTKDKYRKLNSAYKKAIKRSYQNYINRLQQNFKSSPKSFWQHVKNQRRESGLPSQMFLNSDTGNSDPEICDLFAEKFSSIFTTGSISPEQLARAVRNILPTPSSFNGITIDDASISKATVKLKNSTSLGPDDTLQARRNATRALVVADLLTSRVDCPVLLEAIPLSVRPED